The Streptomyces sp. Mut1 genome window below encodes:
- a CDS encoding AAA domain-containing protein — protein MNAPRRHAADPDVIAQTTGLVNFLRDMVHSSHQRQRDDRGRERLWLDDLPQQVRRPTAHEDGIVLRLDHVSQTTPPELPEVLDGWVDQAACLDADGIDPPLAEAGPGRSLLPARGTEEDEEDAATTMARDEAGEVLRAYGPWLQRWRKWAERERQERPLRALYDKVYAWHQQLAMEDDRTELVLAVGLLAWARPGEETVHRHLLTQRVETSMDRRTAQVTVRLSAEGALRLEDQDFLDTDDGWVRERGAALAEEIAARSTHPLHPDAVELLAQWQERATEQRVVFSARWQPPQVPEPVARLTYAPALVLRPRNMNALLRVYGQISDAIVAEAHAPLGLAQMVMNLDPPERAAWDVRGGRRAPLFGDDPLFPGKTNEQQRSVLRRLEKETGVVVQGPPGTGKTHTIANLVSALLAQGQRVLVTSARDQPLTVLRDKLPSAVRDLCVLLLSSTRHGGTSELDRTVTALTEQVAGADTEMLRAEIDRLTKLHLDIRGRINTLTDQVLSLREEEYRHRSVAPGYDGTLARIVQQVQDQSGAHGWIGALPEGAGTSPAVTAEQAQELLLLLRDGAGEPRSGGALPLLEQVPPVSEVADTFGASRVTSDGLTSQTVELRNLLASLDPAVTDELALRLEEAATALHHLGVSSDATRWDAGSWVTRALTLRLSRGGLGLWERVTTTGADIAGAREALDAAGLRPVRLPEDLDANRAGRMVTTGQALRDHLAAKEGRTVRDRLPRFASRAQKDAQEILTSCTIDGHAPRTAADLDHILSRLRAHIALDAVALRWKQADAPLPPGDLEVQLAELSNRRVQLGHVDAFARARESADDILVRHGVRMLLTTPEAWQDLAVAVTALGGRRAADEALARLAAWDEELSATQEGEHMCEEARSLVSALRDQDIDAYAKAVDALEHAHVRDTRRRRCGRLLDDLRAAHPLLTGRLLDEADDPAWESRLAALDRAWAWGKAAQFVRVRRAPGLERRLDTELTEQEDRLEEVTGDLAAAWGRLHCRQNMTQEQKSALQAYRTHMASVGRGKGRSAGHFRAAARERMAVAQGAVPAWVMPIAQVAEMVQAQHDTFDVVIVDEASQAGMDALFLLWLAPRVIVVGDDKQCAPPVSGKGRHQAIRDKLAAHLPDMPTGLRELYMPHTNLYGLLTTFFPEVVRLDEHFRCVPEIINWSSSTFYDNKLLPLRQYGGERLDPLCTTFVEDAATVGREGRIHNPKEAEAIVDTLERLTSDEAYRDKTIGVIVLQGFGQIRLLENLIKKRIPAPVREHHRIRAGNAASFQGDERHVILLSMVVTDPHRAAGGARSEQQAYNVAASRAQDQMWLFHSVPPDRLRPNDLRLNLLTYMENPPASLAANDDIGPVRPDVHRPPFQSLFEQQVYLKIKELGYHVLPQYPAGTKSIDLVVVGARGRLAVECDGEYFHHTTREQIDRDHQRDRELRRVGWRFWRVRESEFRFDPDEALSGLWDELDRLDIRPADYSRPAPAPTDDTPWTPLELPDAPDDDTTDAGPEASHTDAADEINAAAETLHAIKDPA, from the coding sequence GTGAACGCCCCGCGACGCCATGCAGCCGATCCGGATGTCATCGCACAGACCACCGGGCTCGTGAATTTTCTGCGGGACATGGTCCACAGCAGCCATCAGCGCCAGCGCGACGACCGTGGACGGGAGCGGCTGTGGCTGGACGACCTCCCTCAACAGGTGCGCCGACCAACCGCACACGAGGACGGCATTGTGCTGCGCCTCGATCACGTCTCGCAAACCACACCGCCGGAGCTTCCCGAAGTACTCGACGGGTGGGTGGACCAGGCGGCCTGTCTGGACGCCGACGGCATTGATCCGCCGCTGGCCGAGGCGGGGCCGGGCCGGTCGTTGCTTCCCGCGCGCGGTACCGAGGAGGACGAAGAAGACGCGGCCACCACCATGGCGCGCGATGAGGCCGGTGAGGTGTTGCGCGCGTACGGCCCCTGGCTGCAGCGGTGGCGCAAGTGGGCCGAGCGGGAGCGCCAGGAACGACCCTTGCGGGCGCTGTACGACAAGGTCTACGCGTGGCATCAGCAGCTGGCGATGGAGGACGACCGCACGGAACTCGTGCTGGCTGTTGGGCTGTTGGCGTGGGCCAGGCCCGGTGAGGAGACGGTGCACCGACATCTGCTCACGCAGCGGGTGGAGACGTCGATGGATCGCCGAACGGCGCAGGTGACGGTGCGGCTGTCGGCCGAGGGCGCGTTGAGGCTGGAGGACCAGGACTTCCTGGACACCGATGACGGCTGGGTGAGGGAACGGGGGGCGGCACTGGCCGAAGAGATCGCCGCCCGGTCGACGCATCCGTTGCATCCCGACGCGGTGGAGTTGCTGGCGCAGTGGCAGGAGCGGGCGACCGAGCAACGCGTCGTGTTCAGTGCGCGGTGGCAGCCGCCGCAGGTTCCTGAGCCAGTGGCGCGGCTGACGTATGCTCCGGCGCTGGTGCTGCGGCCCCGGAACATGAATGCGCTGCTGCGTGTGTACGGTCAGATCTCGGACGCCATAGTGGCTGAGGCACACGCGCCGCTCGGCCTGGCCCAGATGGTGATGAACCTCGATCCTCCCGAGCGTGCGGCCTGGGATGTGCGTGGTGGGCGGCGGGCGCCGTTGTTCGGTGACGATCCGCTTTTTCCCGGCAAGACCAACGAGCAGCAGCGCAGTGTGCTGCGACGCCTGGAGAAGGAGACCGGGGTCGTGGTGCAGGGCCCTCCCGGTACGGGCAAGACCCATACGATCGCCAATCTGGTCTCGGCGTTGCTTGCCCAGGGGCAGCGTGTTCTGGTCACCAGTGCGCGTGACCAGCCGCTGACCGTGCTGCGGGACAAATTGCCTTCGGCGGTACGTGACTTGTGTGTCCTGTTGTTGAGTTCGACCCGCCACGGCGGAACGAGTGAGCTGGACCGCACCGTCACCGCCCTGACCGAGCAGGTCGCTGGGGCGGACACCGAGATGCTCCGCGCCGAGATCGACCGCCTCACCAAGCTGCACCTCGATATCCGCGGCAGGATCAACACCCTCACCGACCAGGTGCTTTCCCTGCGTGAGGAGGAGTACCGGCACCGGTCCGTGGCCCCGGGCTACGACGGGACCTTGGCCCGGATCGTTCAGCAGGTCCAGGACCAGAGCGGGGCACACGGCTGGATCGGGGCTTTGCCGGAAGGCGCCGGAACCTCGCCCGCGGTCACCGCGGAGCAGGCCCAGGAACTGCTCCTTCTGTTGCGCGATGGCGCAGGCGAACCACGCTCCGGAGGTGCGCTGCCTTTGCTCGAACAGGTGCCGCCGGTGAGCGAGGTTGCGGACACATTCGGTGCGAGCCGTGTCACCAGTGACGGGCTGACGTCACAAACGGTGGAGTTGCGCAACCTGCTGGCCTCGCTCGATCCGGCGGTCACCGACGAGCTGGCGCTGCGGCTGGAGGAAGCGGCCACGGCCCTGCACCATCTCGGTGTCTCTTCTGATGCCACCCGCTGGGATGCCGGTTCCTGGGTAACGCGAGCGCTCACGCTGCGGCTGTCGCGTGGCGGTCTGGGGCTGTGGGAGCGCGTCACCACCACGGGTGCCGACATCGCCGGCGCGCGTGAGGCCCTGGACGCGGCGGGCCTACGCCCGGTCCGTCTCCCGGAAGACCTGGACGCGAACCGGGCGGGGCGCATGGTCACCACGGGGCAGGCATTGCGTGACCACCTCGCGGCCAAGGAGGGCCGCACCGTACGCGACCGGTTGCCGCGCTTCGCCTCTCGGGCGCAGAAGGACGCCCAAGAGATCCTGACCTCGTGCACCATCGACGGCCATGCGCCTCGCACCGCCGCCGACCTCGACCACATCCTGTCCCGGTTACGCGCCCACATCGCCCTGGACGCGGTGGCCTTGCGCTGGAAGCAGGCGGACGCACCCCTGCCCCCCGGGGACCTCGAGGTGCAACTGGCCGAACTGAGCAATCGCAGGGTTCAGTTGGGACACGTAGACGCCTTCGCCCGGGCCCGTGAGAGCGCCGACGACATCCTGGTGCGGCACGGCGTCCGCATGCTGCTCACCACGCCGGAGGCGTGGCAGGACCTCGCAGTCGCGGTCACCGCGCTGGGCGGACGCCGCGCGGCCGACGAGGCGCTCGCCCGGCTGGCCGCCTGGGACGAGGAACTGAGTGCCACCCAGGAGGGCGAGCACATGTGTGAGGAGGCCAGGTCACTGGTCTCGGCCCTGCGCGACCAGGACATCGATGCCTACGCCAAGGCTGTCGACGCGCTGGAGCACGCCCACGTTCGCGATACCCGCCGAAGGCGGTGCGGACGGCTTCTCGACGATCTGCGGGCCGCGCATCCGCTGCTCACCGGTCGGCTTCTTGACGAGGCGGACGACCCCGCGTGGGAGTCACGCCTGGCGGCACTTGACCGGGCGTGGGCATGGGGCAAGGCGGCGCAGTTCGTCAGGGTGCGCCGCGCGCCCGGACTCGAACGCCGGCTGGACACCGAGCTGACCGAACAGGAGGACCGCCTGGAGGAAGTAACCGGTGACCTCGCCGCCGCGTGGGGGCGGCTGCACTGCCGACAGAACATGACGCAGGAGCAGAAGTCCGCCCTGCAGGCGTACCGCACCCACATGGCGTCCGTCGGACGGGGCAAAGGCCGCAGCGCAGGGCATTTCCGGGCTGCCGCCCGCGAGCGGATGGCGGTGGCGCAGGGGGCGGTGCCCGCCTGGGTCATGCCGATTGCCCAGGTCGCCGAAATGGTCCAGGCCCAGCACGACACGTTCGATGTCGTCATCGTCGACGAGGCCAGTCAGGCCGGCATGGACGCGCTTTTCCTGCTGTGGCTCGCTCCCCGCGTCATTGTCGTCGGCGACGACAAACAGTGCGCGCCCCCAGTCAGTGGCAAGGGACGCCATCAGGCGATCCGCGACAAGCTTGCGGCCCACCTCCCCGACATGCCCACCGGCCTGCGTGAGCTGTACATGCCGCACACCAACCTCTACGGCCTGCTCACCACGTTCTTTCCCGAAGTCGTACGGCTGGACGAGCACTTCCGCTGCGTTCCGGAGATCATCAACTGGTCGTCCAGCACCTTCTACGACAACAAGCTCCTGCCCCTGCGCCAGTACGGCGGCGAACGTCTCGACCCGCTGTGCACCACCTTCGTCGAAGACGCCGCGACCGTGGGCCGGGAAGGGCGCATCCACAATCCCAAGGAAGCGGAGGCGATTGTTGACACCTTGGAGCGGCTGACCTCGGACGAGGCGTACCGTGACAAGACGATCGGCGTGATCGTGCTGCAGGGCTTCGGGCAGATCAGACTCTTGGAAAACCTGATCAAGAAACGCATCCCCGCCCCAGTACGCGAACACCACCGCATCCGAGCTGGCAATGCCGCCTCCTTCCAGGGCGACGAACGCCACGTCATCCTCCTGTCGATGGTCGTCACCGACCCGCACCGCGCTGCTGGCGGCGCCCGCAGCGAGCAGCAGGCGTACAACGTCGCCGCCAGCCGCGCCCAGGATCAGATGTGGCTCTTCCACTCGGTTCCGCCCGATCGTCTCCGTCCGAATGACCTGCGGCTCAACCTCCTCACCTACATGGAGAACCCGCCCGCATCCCTCGCCGCGAATGACGACATCGGCCCGGTCCGCCCGGATGTGCACAGGCCGCCGTTCCAGTCCCTGTTCGAACAGCAGGTCTATCTGAAGATCAAGGAGCTGGGCTATCACGTTCTGCCGCAGTACCCGGCGGGGACGAAGAGCATCGATCTGGTTGTCGTCGGCGCCCGTGGACGACTGGCAGTGGAATGTGACGGAGAGTACTTCCACCACACCACACGCGAACAGATCGACCGCGACCACCAGCGCGACCGTGAACTTCGCCGCGTCGGCTGGCGGTTCTGGCGGGTGCGGGAGAGCGAGTTCCGCTTCGACCCGGACGAAGCGCTGAGCGGGCTGTGGGACGAACTCGACCGGCTGGACATCCGCCCGGCCGACTACTCCCGCCCCGCCCCCGCTCCCACCGATGACACACCCTGGACGCCACTCGAACTCCCGGACGCCCCGGACGACGACACCACCGACGCCGGCCCCGAAGCATCACACACAGACGCCGCAGACGAGATCAACGCGGCTGCCGAAACCCTTCACGCCATCAAGGACCCCGCATGA
- a CDS encoding DUF6188 family protein yields MSTEAEPVEHDDRWILNLRGRGVAGITVDYRLTLALDEGWEVVLETPARLSSWPAHINPGVLLVPETQDVAAALPIFGTKVVSAVAFKSGTLRMVFEDGTHLTCPTDAAFEAWQITGPGGWRFVSLPGGDLGVWLSCRSSSGG; encoded by the coding sequence ATGAGCACCGAGGCAGAACCGGTCGAACACGATGACCGGTGGATCTTGAATCTCCGAGGGCGGGGCGTTGCTGGGATCACTGTCGACTACCGACTCACGCTGGCCCTCGACGAAGGTTGGGAAGTCGTCCTCGAAACGCCTGCTCGGCTCTCATCCTGGCCGGCCCACATCAATCCCGGCGTGCTTCTGGTGCCGGAGACTCAGGACGTGGCCGCAGCCCTCCCGATCTTCGGGACGAAGGTCGTCTCTGCGGTTGCCTTCAAGTCCGGCACGCTTCGGATGGTGTTCGAGGATGGCACGCATCTGACGTGTCCAACCGATGCGGCGTTCGAGGCGTGGCAGATCACAGGACCTGGAGGATGGAGGTTCGTGTCCCTGCCGGGAGGCGACCTCGGCGTCTGGTTGTCCTGTCGCAGTTCGTCTGGCGGGTAG
- a CDS encoding DUF6193 family natural product biosynthesis protein — MTKDLREVVAVGAAWGVGTDVPRMREAFPFLQFDSVAEAHERGPEAAVAAQWEMLCDKAAAIPRFPEFAAVLEAAYAEPRLRSLFPFTSHWTVAFSSCTGRRYRCEVAIAPQYGDGPYLVLRYPNTGVHGETATAAQAVALALAHLPDSVGPATAGHPR; from the coding sequence GTGACTAAGGACCTCCGGGAGGTCGTGGCGGTCGGCGCCGCCTGGGGGGTGGGCACGGACGTGCCACGGATGCGGGAGGCATTCCCCTTCCTGCAGTTCGACTCGGTCGCCGAGGCACACGAGCGCGGACCCGAGGCAGCGGTCGCCGCCCAGTGGGAGATGCTGTGCGACAAGGCGGCGGCCATACCCAGATTCCCTGAGTTCGCCGCGGTGTTGGAGGCTGCGTACGCGGAGCCCCGGCTGCGGTCGCTTTTCCCCTTCACCAGCCACTGGACGGTCGCCTTCAGCTCCTGCACCGGGCGCCGCTACCGGTGCGAGGTGGCGATCGCTCCGCAGTACGGCGATGGGCCGTACCTGGTGCTGCGGTACCCGAACACCGGCGTGCACGGAGAGACCGCCACCGCGGCGCAGGCGGTGGCGCTGGCCCTGGCGCACCTCCCGGACTCTGTCGGCCCGGCCACCGCAGGGCACCCACGATGA
- a CDS encoding aldo/keto reductase, whose protein sequence is MSILTETYTLSNGVEIPKLGLGTWFIDDDKASDAVRAAIGTGYRNIDTAQAYGNEQGVGEGIRTSGVAREDLFVSTKLAADIKDFDPAVAAIDASLAKLDIGYIDLMLIHAPQPWDDFRGGDYAEGNRQAWRALEEAHGAGKIRAIGVSNFLRSDLENILAHGTVAPHVNQVLLHAGNTPAELLTFCEEQNILVQAYSPIAHGTLLGSRRITAIAEKYAVGVPQLCIRYALQLGTQPLPKTANPEHMRSNADVDFEISEADMAALRTLDERDYGEHAAFPVYSGK, encoded by the coding sequence ATGAGCATCCTGACCGAGACCTACACCCTGTCCAATGGTGTCGAGATCCCGAAGCTCGGCCTGGGCACGTGGTTCATCGACGACGACAAGGCATCCGACGCCGTGCGCGCGGCGATCGGGACCGGCTACCGCAACATCGACACCGCTCAGGCATACGGCAATGAGCAGGGGGTCGGGGAGGGCATCCGCACCAGCGGCGTCGCCCGCGAAGACCTGTTCGTATCCACGAAGCTGGCGGCGGACATCAAGGACTTCGACCCGGCGGTCGCCGCGATCGACGCGTCACTGGCGAAGCTGGACATCGGCTACATCGACCTGATGCTGATCCACGCCCCGCAGCCGTGGGACGACTTCCGTGGCGGCGACTACGCCGAGGGCAACCGCCAGGCGTGGCGCGCACTGGAGGAGGCCCACGGGGCGGGCAAAATCCGCGCCATCGGAGTCTCGAACTTCCTCCGCTCCGACCTGGAGAACATCCTCGCCCACGGGACCGTGGCACCGCATGTGAACCAGGTACTCCTGCACGCCGGAAACACCCCGGCCGAGCTGCTGACCTTCTGCGAGGAGCAGAACATCCTCGTACAGGCGTACTCACCGATCGCACACGGCACGCTCCTCGGCAGCCGCCGGATCACCGCGATCGCCGAGAAGTACGCGGTCGGCGTCCCGCAGCTGTGCATCCGCTACGCCCTGCAACTGGGCACCCAGCCGCTACCGAAGACGGCGAACCCCGAGCACATGCGCTCCAACGCCGATGTCGACTTCGAGATCTCCGAAGCGGACATGGCCGCGCTGCGCACGCTCGACGAGCGGGACTACGGCGAGCACGCCGCCTTCCCCGTCTACAGCGGCAAGTAA
- a CDS encoding cupin domain-containing protein, whose translation MTDHGFEQIFPLGETNDAYAENFIGQSYLAPLAGGSVPVSNVSFEPGCRNNWHIHHGTGGGGDQVLLCTAGSGWYQAEGQDAVGMEPGTAIRVPAGTKHWHGAKADSWFSHVAFITPGEDVSNEWLEPVTDEVYGRLPKSGENA comes from the coding sequence ATGACCGACCACGGATTCGAGCAGATCTTTCCGCTCGGAGAGACCAACGACGCCTACGCCGAGAACTTCATCGGGCAGAGCTACCTGGCTCCCCTGGCCGGCGGAAGCGTACCGGTCAGCAACGTGTCGTTCGAGCCGGGCTGCCGCAACAACTGGCACATCCACCACGGCACGGGCGGCGGCGGTGATCAGGTCCTGCTGTGCACGGCCGGCAGCGGCTGGTACCAGGCCGAAGGGCAGGACGCGGTCGGCATGGAGCCGGGCACCGCGATCCGCGTCCCGGCGGGCACCAAACACTGGCACGGCGCGAAGGCCGACTCGTGGTTCTCCCACGTCGCCTTCATCACGCCGGGAGAAGACGTCAGCAACGAGTGGCTGGAGCCCGTCACCGACGAGGTGTACGGCCGACTGCCGAAGAGCGGAGAGAACGCATGA